A part of Oncorhynchus clarkii lewisi isolate Uvic-CL-2024 chromosome 17, UVic_Ocla_1.0, whole genome shotgun sequence genomic DNA contains:
- the LOC139370467 gene encoding centrosomal protein of 95 kDa-like isoform X1, with translation MGTQEDERDWVDVANDILSKCHINLRLKKVTDCNANVFAALYEAILGEKVPDYIANPGSQEDDVHNIQSVIDSLALDYLQISLSHITGENIVRGDKESIKNLLEIFDGLLEYLTEQISEEESQNGDKEPNGVPVEDAPLPTGTVVPQTEEQEALMERASQYSSVHSAVQSSSKHSLHSWNAEETGSTNELILLGDSARTFTAKQEVEASSQAPGPSTTCAPGTPGTQATLLREPLRSAIPLQPPYQTTPHRPDRAPHSGSQSPPANGLSSGAAVAQEAPTGTSESPRPVADTVTNGVRSPAHNHSPVESEKSVSSQTKVRLEEAKEQPEPTSVGPRRVLFRTQPDIHFLTLQDELEDRAPLDTEEEETYTQQDSRAHRGRTGISSSRVLEEEDCEEPLSWRRQRNRKAEQELHHMSEKLSRRLEELDLMLKRALGESGEPDEVKEEDKLSHHSDSVMECRRPPRRPTGTPRAPTAPCTRSLSPSPPRARRSLSGQLEGAMREAVRGEVTQRHATRKGRRELHQLPPQHKHSQLEKAYEEELKVYEDRERAAMAKERTRAQEAEREYREAILRDVPRTPKPSQVYTTAAQHRSPRTRQPTPGRRRQDKTRRAPPMKVKDNDLLPLLLEEFPHLHLSPHALGRMWQQQLGQVDRLNASLSLDNQRQGPRTKLTSQVEEVQRRHNLLVEIIRKEQEHNRRLRDFKERIQQQKSTQNRLKEQRQQIARAKKYHSDYHVQLRARMMRARTKEERMFKQVFEEGLEVQKARLREQRAYAKEQRQEHQNKHRDQIQSMENYYKDQFSLLAETLAIERQDIQVRKKAQEKALQKMKRELRSKMEREIGELQKIIVQDDDDDYFHGLEVQRLRGRVQMASFQYNTSCQH, from the exons ATGGGAACCCAAGAAGATGAGCGAG ATTGGGTGGACGTGGCGAATGATATCCTTAGCAAGTGTCACATTAACCTAAGACTGAAGAAGGTGACGGACTGTAATGCCAATGTTTTTGCCGCCTTGTATGAGGCCATCTTGGGGGAGAAAGTCCCAG actacaTCGCCAACCCGGGCAGTCAGGAGGATGATGTCCACAACATCCAGTCTGTGATCGACTCCCTGGCTCTGGATTACCTTCAGATCAGCCTTTCACACATCACAG GTGAGAACATTGTACGAGGGGACAAGGAGTCCATCAAGAACCTGTTGGAGATCTTTGACGGGCTGCTTGAGTATCTCACCGAACAGATCAGTGAAGAGGAGTCGCAAAATGGAG aCAAGGAACCAAATGGTGTTCCTGTTGAGGATGCCCCCCTTCCTACAGGGACAGTGGTCccccagacagaggaacaggaggCCCTAATGGAGAGAGCCTCTCAGTATTCTAGTGTGCA CTCTGCCGTCCAGTCTAGCAGCAAACATTCCCTTCACTCTTGGAATGCAGAGGAGACGGGCTCGACCAATGAGCTTATCCTCCTGGGAGACTCCGCCCGCACGTTCACGGCCAAACAAGAAG TGGAAGCCTCTTCCCAAGCTCCGGGCCCCAGCACCACGTGTGCCCCGGGAACCCCAGGCACCCAGGCCACTCTACTGAGGGAGCCCCTGCGCTCGGCCATCCCCCTGCAACCCCCCTACCAGACCACCCCCCACAGGCCCGACAGAGCTCCCCACTCGGGTAGCCAGTCTCCCCCAGCCAACGGTCTCAGCAGCGGGGCTGCAGTGGCGCAGGAGGCACCCACTGGCACCTCCGAG tCCCCAAGGCCAGTGGCTGACACAGTTACCAATGGAGTGCGCTCGCCAGCCCACAACCACTCACCTG TCGAGAGTGAGAAGTCTGTGTCCAGTCAAACCAAGGTCAGGCTAGAGGAGGCCAAGGAGCAGCCGGAG CCTACCAGTGTGGGGCCCAGGAGGGTTCTATTCCGAACACAGCCAGACATTCATTTCCTCACCCTGCAGGATGAGCTGGAGGACAGGGCACCACTGGACACTGAGGAGGAAGAGACCTACACGCAGCAGGACAGCCGGGCTCACAGGGGGCGGACGGGGATCAG TAGTAGCAGGGTACTAGAGGAGGAGGATTGTGAGGAGCCTCTCTCCTGGCgtagacagagaaacaggaaggCAGAACAGGAGCTGCACCACATGTCAGAGAAGCTGTCCCGACGACTAGAGGAGCTGGACCTG ATGTTAAAGAGAGCGCTAGGAGAGAGCGGAGAGCCCGACGAGGTCAAAGAGGAGGACAAACTGTCCCACCACAGTGACAGTGTCATGGAGTGTCGCAGGCCCCCAAGGAGGCCAACAG GTACTCCGCGAGCCCCCACAGCCCCCTGTACCCGCTCCCTGTCCCCCTCACCACCCCGGGCCCGTCGCTCTCTCTCAGGTCAGCTAGAGGGCGCCATGAGAGAGGCGGTGCGCGGAGAGGTCACACAGAGACACGCCACCCGTAAGGGCCGAAGGGAACTCCACCAACTACCGCCCCAACACAAACACAGCCAG CTGGAAAAAGCCTATGAGGAGGAGCTGAAAGTGTACGAGGACAGAGAACGGGCTGCTATGGCCAAGGAACGAACCAGAGCACAGGAggcg GAGAGGGAATACAGAGAGGCCATACTGAGAGATGTTCCCCGAACCCCCAAACCGTCCCAAGTGTACACCACAGCAGCCCAACACCGCTCCCCCAGGACCAGACAACCAACTCCGGGCCGCAGACGACAGGACAAAACCAGGAGAGCCCCACCAA TGAAGGTGAAGGACAACGACCTGCTCCCCCTGCTCCTGGAGGAGTTCCCCCACCTGCACCTCTCGCCCCATGCCCTGGGCAGGATGTGGCAGCAGCAGCTGGGCCAGGTGGACCGCCTCAATGCCTCCCTCTCCCTGGACAACCAGAGGCAGGGGCCACGCACTAAACTCACCAGCCAG GTGGAGGAGGTTCAGAGGAGACACAACCTGCTGGTGGAGATCATCCGCAAAGAGCAAGAACACAACAGACGCCTG agGGATTTTAAGGAGCGTATCCAGCAACAGAAGTCGACTCAGAACCGTCTGAAGGAGCAGAGGCAGCAGATCGCCCGGGCCAAGAAGTACCACAGTGACTACCACGTCCAGCTCCGCGCACGCATGATGAGGGCCCGCACgaaagaggagagg ATGTTTAAGCAGGTCTTTGAGGAGGGCTTGGAGGTGCAGAAGGCTCGTCTCCGAGAGCAGAGGGCCTACGCCAAGGAGCAGCGCCAGGAGCACCAGAACAAACACCGAGACCAGATCCAGTCTATGGAGAACTATTACAAGGACCAG TTTTCATTGTTGGCTGAAACTCTCGCTATAGAGCGACAGGATATCCAAGTACGGAAGAAGGCCCAAGAAAAG GCCCTTCAGAAGATGAAGCGAGAGCTGCGCTccaagatggagagggagataggCGAGCTGCAGAAGATTATCGTCCAGGACGACGACGACGACTACTTCCACGGCCTGGAGGTCCAAAGGTTACGGGGTCGCGTGCAGATGGCTTCCTTCCAGTACAACACCAGCTGTCAGCACTGA
- the LOC139370467 gene encoding centrosomal protein of 95 kDa-like isoform X2 yields the protein MGTQEDERDWVDVANDILSKCHINLRLKKVTDCNANVFAALYEAILGEKVPDYIANPGSQEDDVHNIQSVIDSLALDYLQISLSHITGENIVRGDKESIKNLLEIFDGLLEYLTEQISEEESQNGDKEPNGVPVEDAPLPTGTVVPQTEEQEALMERASQYSSVHSAVQSSSKHSLHSWNAEETGSTNELILLGDSARTFTAKQEVEASSQAPGPSTTCAPGTPGTQATLLREPLRSAIPLQPPYQTTPHRPDRAPHSGSQSPPANGLSSGAAVAQEAPTGTSESPRPVADTVTNGVRSPAHNHSPVESEKSVSSQTKVRLEEAKEQPEPTSVGPRRVLFRTQPDIHFLTLQDELEDRAPLDTEEEETYTQQDSRAHRGRTGISSRVLEEEDCEEPLSWRRQRNRKAEQELHHMSEKLSRRLEELDLMLKRALGESGEPDEVKEEDKLSHHSDSVMECRRPPRRPTGTPRAPTAPCTRSLSPSPPRARRSLSGQLEGAMREAVRGEVTQRHATRKGRRELHQLPPQHKHSQLEKAYEEELKVYEDRERAAMAKERTRAQEAEREYREAILRDVPRTPKPSQVYTTAAQHRSPRTRQPTPGRRRQDKTRRAPPMKVKDNDLLPLLLEEFPHLHLSPHALGRMWQQQLGQVDRLNASLSLDNQRQGPRTKLTSQVEEVQRRHNLLVEIIRKEQEHNRRLRDFKERIQQQKSTQNRLKEQRQQIARAKKYHSDYHVQLRARMMRARTKEERMFKQVFEEGLEVQKARLREQRAYAKEQRQEHQNKHRDQIQSMENYYKDQFSLLAETLAIERQDIQVRKKAQEKALQKMKRELRSKMEREIGELQKIIVQDDDDDYFHGLEVQRLRGRVQMASFQYNTSCQH from the exons ATGGGAACCCAAGAAGATGAGCGAG ATTGGGTGGACGTGGCGAATGATATCCTTAGCAAGTGTCACATTAACCTAAGACTGAAGAAGGTGACGGACTGTAATGCCAATGTTTTTGCCGCCTTGTATGAGGCCATCTTGGGGGAGAAAGTCCCAG actacaTCGCCAACCCGGGCAGTCAGGAGGATGATGTCCACAACATCCAGTCTGTGATCGACTCCCTGGCTCTGGATTACCTTCAGATCAGCCTTTCACACATCACAG GTGAGAACATTGTACGAGGGGACAAGGAGTCCATCAAGAACCTGTTGGAGATCTTTGACGGGCTGCTTGAGTATCTCACCGAACAGATCAGTGAAGAGGAGTCGCAAAATGGAG aCAAGGAACCAAATGGTGTTCCTGTTGAGGATGCCCCCCTTCCTACAGGGACAGTGGTCccccagacagaggaacaggaggCCCTAATGGAGAGAGCCTCTCAGTATTCTAGTGTGCA CTCTGCCGTCCAGTCTAGCAGCAAACATTCCCTTCACTCTTGGAATGCAGAGGAGACGGGCTCGACCAATGAGCTTATCCTCCTGGGAGACTCCGCCCGCACGTTCACGGCCAAACAAGAAG TGGAAGCCTCTTCCCAAGCTCCGGGCCCCAGCACCACGTGTGCCCCGGGAACCCCAGGCACCCAGGCCACTCTACTGAGGGAGCCCCTGCGCTCGGCCATCCCCCTGCAACCCCCCTACCAGACCACCCCCCACAGGCCCGACAGAGCTCCCCACTCGGGTAGCCAGTCTCCCCCAGCCAACGGTCTCAGCAGCGGGGCTGCAGTGGCGCAGGAGGCACCCACTGGCACCTCCGAG tCCCCAAGGCCAGTGGCTGACACAGTTACCAATGGAGTGCGCTCGCCAGCCCACAACCACTCACCTG TCGAGAGTGAGAAGTCTGTGTCCAGTCAAACCAAGGTCAGGCTAGAGGAGGCCAAGGAGCAGCCGGAG CCTACCAGTGTGGGGCCCAGGAGGGTTCTATTCCGAACACAGCCAGACATTCATTTCCTCACCCTGCAGGATGAGCTGGAGGACAGGGCACCACTGGACACTGAGGAGGAAGAGACCTACACGCAGCAGGACAGCCGGGCTCACAGGGGGCGGACGGGGATCAG TAGCAGGGTACTAGAGGAGGAGGATTGTGAGGAGCCTCTCTCCTGGCgtagacagagaaacaggaaggCAGAACAGGAGCTGCACCACATGTCAGAGAAGCTGTCCCGACGACTAGAGGAGCTGGACCTG ATGTTAAAGAGAGCGCTAGGAGAGAGCGGAGAGCCCGACGAGGTCAAAGAGGAGGACAAACTGTCCCACCACAGTGACAGTGTCATGGAGTGTCGCAGGCCCCCAAGGAGGCCAACAG GTACTCCGCGAGCCCCCACAGCCCCCTGTACCCGCTCCCTGTCCCCCTCACCACCCCGGGCCCGTCGCTCTCTCTCAGGTCAGCTAGAGGGCGCCATGAGAGAGGCGGTGCGCGGAGAGGTCACACAGAGACACGCCACCCGTAAGGGCCGAAGGGAACTCCACCAACTACCGCCCCAACACAAACACAGCCAG CTGGAAAAAGCCTATGAGGAGGAGCTGAAAGTGTACGAGGACAGAGAACGGGCTGCTATGGCCAAGGAACGAACCAGAGCACAGGAggcg GAGAGGGAATACAGAGAGGCCATACTGAGAGATGTTCCCCGAACCCCCAAACCGTCCCAAGTGTACACCACAGCAGCCCAACACCGCTCCCCCAGGACCAGACAACCAACTCCGGGCCGCAGACGACAGGACAAAACCAGGAGAGCCCCACCAA TGAAGGTGAAGGACAACGACCTGCTCCCCCTGCTCCTGGAGGAGTTCCCCCACCTGCACCTCTCGCCCCATGCCCTGGGCAGGATGTGGCAGCAGCAGCTGGGCCAGGTGGACCGCCTCAATGCCTCCCTCTCCCTGGACAACCAGAGGCAGGGGCCACGCACTAAACTCACCAGCCAG GTGGAGGAGGTTCAGAGGAGACACAACCTGCTGGTGGAGATCATCCGCAAAGAGCAAGAACACAACAGACGCCTG agGGATTTTAAGGAGCGTATCCAGCAACAGAAGTCGACTCAGAACCGTCTGAAGGAGCAGAGGCAGCAGATCGCCCGGGCCAAGAAGTACCACAGTGACTACCACGTCCAGCTCCGCGCACGCATGATGAGGGCCCGCACgaaagaggagagg ATGTTTAAGCAGGTCTTTGAGGAGGGCTTGGAGGTGCAGAAGGCTCGTCTCCGAGAGCAGAGGGCCTACGCCAAGGAGCAGCGCCAGGAGCACCAGAACAAACACCGAGACCAGATCCAGTCTATGGAGAACTATTACAAGGACCAG TTTTCATTGTTGGCTGAAACTCTCGCTATAGAGCGACAGGATATCCAAGTACGGAAGAAGGCCCAAGAAAAG GCCCTTCAGAAGATGAAGCGAGAGCTGCGCTccaagatggagagggagataggCGAGCTGCAGAAGATTATCGTCCAGGACGACGACGACGACTACTTCCACGGCCTGGAGGTCCAAAGGTTACGGGGTCGCGTGCAGATGGCTTCCTTCCAGTACAACACCAGCTGTCAGCACTGA